From the genome of Oryza glaberrima chromosome 1, OglaRS2, whole genome shotgun sequence:
GTTTAGTTGCATCAATATTTCTGTTGTTTTGCTGAAGCTAGCTAAATGCCTGTATAATTGCTATGGATGAAAACAAATCATACACTTCCTGAGCAGATTAAACGAatctgagttttttttatcattaataCACCCTCCATACTTTTGTCACCGAGAGTGCTTCTGAAAATAGCTTTGATACTGCGCATATTTGTCGCTATTCAGTCATCTTAGATCTTTCTAGAAAACATTAAATTTGTAGCTGAGacaaaatgagaaaacaatGGTATTTGAAGGGCCTAATATGTAATACTGAAGAACTTAAACAGTGTTTCTTTTTTGCCAAAGGATACATTGCTTACGTTGCACGTTCCATTGTTGTAGGTTCAACAGATAAAACTGATAAAGGTGATGCTCTGAAGAAAATGGTTCAGATTAGCAACCTAAGCCCACTTCTTACGGTGGATCATATTAAGCAGCTATTTGGATACTGTGGCAAAGTGGTTGATTGCACCATCACAGACTCAAAACATATTGCCTATGTAGAATACTCCAAACAAGAAGAAGCAACTGCAGCGCTGGCACTCAACAACATGGATGTTGGTGGTCGCCCCTTGAATGTTGAGATGGCCAaatccctccctcccaaaactaATTTGGCAAATAGCAATCTGcccatgatgatgcagcaagctGTTCAGTTGCAACAGATGCAATTCCAGCAGGCTCTGATAATGCAGCAGACAATAGCAGCTCAACAGGCTGCTGCGCGCGCAGCCACCATGAAATCCGCCACTGAAGCAGCAGCTGCAAGGGCTGCTGAGATAAGCAGGAAGTTGAAAGCGGAGGGCTTTGGTGGGGAAACTGTCGAAGAGAAGGATGCCAGAGGGAAGTCAAGGTAGTGCTTGATTCTTCTTTAATTTTACCTGAACTGCTACGGTATGCTTTTAGTATTTGttgattagatttttttttctcctcataTTGTAACAAATTCTGGTCATTTGCTCGTAAGATTTAGGTGACAGAGACTGTGTTCTCATCCCTCATGGTTCTTATCAGCTTCAATTGTAGGAAATGAAATTAGATAATATATTTACTTCTGTGCAGAAAATcttgctatgttttttttttcgtactAGAGGTGTGATTGATGGGGCACATGCGATTAGAAAGTTGTGCTTTATTTTGAAGTGGTGGCTTTAGTTTTCAACAATGTGGTTCTGTTATTCCATAtatatttcacattttttttgtatatatgtatgtgtggtTTTCTTGTATCAATATTCAAAGTGAAGCATTCATAAGAGAATGGGAGATGTCTCGGCATGTCAACTTTCAGCAAcatgactctttttttttttgcgatgaGCAACATGACTCATTAACTGCATGGGAGCATGAAATTTTCACCTGTCACATTTTTAACCTTAGACATGCCCCTACtttgaacaaaaagaaaaaatacttCAATTTTTTACTTTATACATATTGCAAGATGGACACTGACTAGTATGCCTATTTTATAGGTCGCCATCACCTTCTGCCCGTAGATCGAAATCTCGGTCAAGATCACCTATCAAGTACCGCCGGAGCAGGCGGTCTAGATCATACTCTCCGCCGGTTAGACACACACGAGGGCGTAGATCACGATCACCATCAAGATCTTACCACTCAAAGTATGGTAGTGATCGATCTTATCGGGATGATAGAGACAAGTATGGCAGGTCTGGGAGAAGAGAGAGCGACCGATCTCGTGACCACTATTCATCTAGCTCAAGAAGAAACAGAAGTAGAAGTATAAGTCCAAGGCATAAGAAGTCCTCCAGATCTGATTCTCGGTCACCCAAGCGACACAGAGAAGAAAGTTTAAGCCCTTCGAAATCACGGAGGTCAGCTCGAGCTGGTTCAAGGTCACCAGGACAGCACAAAGGAAGCAAATTGTCGCCAACTCGTGACCATCATTCTTCTCGCCGTAGTAGGCGTTCTAGATCCAGATCTCAAGAGAAGAATCGCAACAGTGATAAAAAGGACAGCAAAAAATCTGAGATGGAGGATAAAAAAAGGAGATCTGATAGAGGCAATAGAGGTGACAAAGATGAAAAGTATCTAAAGGATCCAATGGAAGATAAGAAACTAGATGTGTCTTCTGTTGCTCATAAAAGGAGTTCATCCGCATCAGAAGATGAAATGCTGAATAGTAATTCCAAGAGATCTAAACATGATGCTGCTTTGGAGTGTCATGAGAGGAAGGATGAGGATCATATTGAGGAGGACAGAAGGGATTTGGATTCTGTGGGATCAAAATCTGAGAAGAGAAGCCTAGGAAATGGTGAtcatgaaaaacaaaatcatgATACAAATAGGAAAACAGACAAGAGTCATGACAGGGATGATTCTTCTCGTAAGGACAGAAAATACAGAGAGGATGAATCAAGACATTCTAGAGATAGACGTTCCCGTCATTCATCTTCAAGATCCCATAGAAGTTCAAGGCATTCAAGGGAAAAGTATCATGGAGATACCACTGATCAGCATAAATCAAAGAAATCAGAAGAGGGTTCCAAGTCTAGGAAGGATGATTGTCTCCTTGATGATACCTTGTCTTCAGATAGAAGGAAAGTTCAGAGCGAGGACTCTCCTCGTAGGAAGCATAACCAGTTAGCAGCTAGTTCAGATGTTCATGGCATCAACCATGATACTGGAGTTAAGGTGCCAAATGATTTCTCAGAAGCTGATCAGGGTATCCAGGAAGCCAAGCAGGTCGTTCATGAAACTGATATGTCCTCTGCACCACGCCTTGAGGACCCATTTCTTGCACAAGACAAACAAGATAAACCTATTGTTGCTGGCCTTAATGGGCGACATGAACCTGGAGTTGATGGTGCATTTGTGGGCACTGAAGAGTCTGCTATATGATATTAACCAGAGTGTTTACTTGATGGTTGCTATATCATTGAGTTGGCTGATCACAGGATCTACTTGATCAGTGGATGCAGATAGATGAATTGGTGTTTGTTATCTTCCTTTCTGATTTAGGAGTTTTATTTGCAGGATATGAAGAACATGGAGAACTTGAGTGCTGATCGAAGTGTTCATCTGATCTATAAAAATGTACTCATTAACTCTTCAGATGGAGATTTTTTCTGTGGAGTAAACTTCTAGATGTAACGCTGGAGCTTGTGAGGTGATTTAGTACTGAGGTCAAACCAACCATATATTTGTCGTTGCAGGCTTGTGGTTCCATGAAGAGTTGGAGCTCATTCTGGGGTGTCAATTGAAGATACAAGGGAGGTCACACTTTTCCGTACTCAAGTAAAGTCCATTATACAAGGCTATATAAACCACTTCTCTTGTAGGCTGTGATACATTTCAATTGGCATGCTTTGGCTAGTGCAATGATCCAAAGATGTTTCTACATGTAAACATCCTTTGATTAAGTTGACATGCTCCCTGTATTTGTTATGCGTATGATTTGCATTATGTCTGCATCAGTAATGGTTGAAAAGATCTATAGCTTAATACGTATTTAAATCTTAGAACACGTAACCAGTCCATTTTACTCTGTATTTTGATTAATGCAGAGACTTGCCCTGTGGTTCTTGTTTACTATCTTCCCTGCTGCTTAATTCTGATCAGTCCATCTAAAATTAATGTGTATTTCTAAACAAAGatagtatatgtgtgtgtaattGAGTATATATCCTGGTAttcattgtttttctttcccttctgttttctttttgttccttttttccttttttttttctgagaaacAGGGTCCATCCGAGAGGCCAATGTAAGTGACTGGTGAGGAAATTGTTGATAAAGTCCGAGCGACCTTTTACCCTTGATAGTTCCAGAGATAAGAAGCATATCTTTGAAAAGTAGCATTCCTTGTGTCTTTCTTTTGTGACTTTGAATTTATGTTGGTTTAGTTACTAAGCACTGCCTCTGCAAAGAGATATTGGTGCTTTACTTGCTGTGATTGGTGGTGTCATTGGAAAACCTGTGCAGGTTTTTCATAGGCGGTCGCTGTTGGAGTATATCTGAGGGGAGGTTTTTCAGTTAAGTCTAAGAGCTGCCTGCCTGTAGAAGAGGTAAGGGTTTATGATGTGCTCTTGATAAGATTTAAACACCCACAGATTATTGCCTCTGTTCGGTTTTGATCTTGATTTGGGGTTGTGCTTCTGTGGATGTAATACACTCGTCCACTGTATTGGGTTATTGTTAGAATCTTGATATTAGTTTTTACAGCACAAACTGGTGTATATGCGTGTTGGCGGTATGTCagcatttcttttcctttttgtgcttgtgtttttttctttcttttttttctgtgtgtttGGTTGTCTTGATTTAGGAGGGCTGTTGGGTATTGGTCGGTCACTCGATGGAGATGTCGTGTTGGAGGCTGCTGGATCGGTACCAGGGTGCCGCTGAATCGGCAGATTCAGTAGTAGAATAAGAGTTGATGTTAAGCTTTTTGTTTGGAGTGTATGTTCGGATTTAACTGAAACCATTGCAAAAGGACCTGCCTTGGGACTTGGAGGAGATGCTTGGAGTTGTAGCTGGTTGATCATAGGTTAGTAAAAAACATTAATTATTGGATCTAGTTTTCCTGAACTGCCATTTTGTCTTTTTGATGACTGTAGGTCAGTGTACTAGAATTTGGCCGCGAACGGCAAGAGTGTGCGTGCATGATTATATTTGTAAGCAATCCAACAGTTCAGTTGTGTGCGATGCATACGTGCTGCTGTTGGATCTTAACAGAAATCCGTGACTGCCAAAAAAAGGCGAAAACCAACGCAGGAATGAGGAGAACAAAGTATCCGGTGTTCGGTTTCATTAGCAATAGTAGCTTGCTGTCGCGGGATCATTTCATGTTGCCATTTTGCTGGTATAAATTAGCCATTTTGCTGGTATAAATTAGCAAGGCGCAAAGGCGTGGGAGACAGCGATAACAATCActtgttttaataattttatttttactctgCTCTTGTTTTAATACGTCGAGAtccgttcgttcgttcgttgtTATATCAGTTTTTGGCTCCATTCAGAATAGCGTGGGTAATAAGTACTCCATTCCCTCCATTCcctaatataaaaattttgacattttgtttgcatcgttttgcttgcactgttttactactcgtcttattaaaaaaatttgtgcaaatataaaaaacgaaagttgtgcttaaaatactttggatattaaagtaaatcaaaataataataataattttttttaaataagacaaatgattaaGTAAAATTGTAAGTAAAatgttaaaatctcttatattagagACGGATTGAGTATAATAATACTGTCTCCAGCTGACTCTGCTTGCATTCATGCAGAGCCACATCACTACAGCAGAGGCGGCTCTTCATTCTTGCTAGAAGGTTTTATGATGAGGAAACTTGCTGCAAAGGCATACTCGTTCAAGGGGAGGCTACCTACAAATCCTGACCTAACCCGTACTGATTGTAACTATGatctatatattaatagtaagTTAATATCAGATCTACACcttaaaatataaattgatATGATGAGTGGAGAGAACAAAGCAGCAACATATACTAAATATCGATGACTTTGCATGTCGACACCTTATTGGGTCCTTTTATATTTGATTGATGATGATGTTTCATATATTCCATGCCATGCCATAGAAGTAGACTAACTAGAGTACTCAACTATTTAGAGAAGGAACATTGAGTTTCTTTTGCATATCATCATGGCTTGTGTAGCTTGGTCTTAAATCAGCCATGACATGAATaatgaaaatataataatactatTGAGGTAGctctcttccctctcttggCGAAAATCTCTTGGGCGGGAGATGGCGGTGTCCTTAGTGTCGTAACCTTTATGGAAATGTTGTTTACGAAGAGTTCGCTATGTGGTTTTGGAGGCTCGCCAGCGATCGGCCACACATAGCGGTGACCAATTTAATTTAGTGCTGGGTTTCCTCCTCAAGGTCATACGTTTGTGTTTTTAGCACGTGTTTTGGGTgcacttttttttcctcaatcTTAACGGTATTTGGATGACCTCCTGGGAAAAAGTAAAAAGTAATACTAATACAATACAATATGGTGTTGTAGAAATGTACTACACAATCCACAACACTACAAAAGATCCACGACACTACAAAAGAGTAAATAACACATTAGGAAAAGTTAATTGTCGGAGTACATGACTCCTACAATGGGGAAGCATGAACCCGCCATGAAAGATTCGGTCAAGGGGCGAGTCAAGCCTGAGTCACCCTCAGGAATCAAATGggcacaaaaaaaatatacaggTTCGGGCATATACAAATTCGGGTTGTGCAGATGCGTAACATCTTACGCCTATGTGTATATGGACCATACGTGATCAAAACAAGATTACAATGAGATATGGATCTTGTGTGAGCTCTAATCTCCAAGGAGTCAAACCATTTATCCGTTAACAAGGATCCTCCTTTTATAGACTAAGGAAAGTCCATAGCGCCAACAAAAATATAGAAGCGGGCTCCGTGCCAAAGAGTTGGGTATGCTTGGACTTGTTGATGTCCCCTACAACAAGCTGGTTGGATGTTACAACTTTGCTCTCCAGTTGACACTTAGCGTAGGAGCCAGGTGATCTCTACCCATTCACCATGGGGCCCACCAGTCGGCCCTTGCGAGGTGGCAAGGTTGAATGTGCTAGAGTGATGTGGGCGCGACACTTCATGCCCCTTCTATTCCTCTGGCAGACGTGGGCATGCGGGAGGCTGCATGCAGCGTTACGTCACTGAGATGTAGGTGGATGAGCTGTTCTCCAAACGGCTCCCTCCTACAACAGAAAT
Proteins encoded in this window:
- the LOC127773383 gene encoding uncharacterized protein LOC127773383 — translated: MAAPKPIWVRQAEEAKLKSEAETAAAAKAAFDATFKALSASAADDPDQDDDLHRPSSPAQASRDAYSDADDDDDDRPHAPPGPVDPSKSSAAGPGIAGGSAGAPATFTVVSKDRDSRRVPTGGARVRVRVSPAAGVGGDDLEGAVKDNGDGSYAVTYVVPKRGNYMVHVDLDGSPVMGSPFPVFFSASNTAATVVTSTFPPTLPAVSSAYPNMVNQTMPNMPNYAGALSAAFPSLLGLLPAASTGASGGVVLPGVGASLGEICREHINGKCTKATDCSKLNHPPQQLLMSVLAATTSVGALSQAPMAPSAAAMAAAQAIMAAQALQAHAAQMQADSKAAGGEASGSTDKTDKGDALKKMVQISNLSPLLTVDHIKQLFGYCGKVVDCTITDSKHIAYVEYSKQEEATAALALNNMDVGGRPLNVEMAKSLPPKTNLANSNLPMMMQQAVQLQQMQFQQALIMQQTIAAQQAAARAATMKSATEAAAARAAEISRKLKAEGFGGETVEEKDARGKSRSPSPSARRSKSRSRSPIKYRRSRRSRSYSPPVRHTRGRRSRSPSRSYHSKYGSDRSYRDDRDKYGRSGRRESDRSRDHYSSSSRRNRSRSISPRHKKSSRSDSRSPKRHREESLSPSKSRRSARAGSRSPGQHKGSKLSPTRDHHSSRRSRRSRSRSQEKNRNSDKKDSKKSEMEDKKRRSDRGNRGDKDEKYLKDPMEDKKLDVSSVAHKRSSSASEDEMLNSNSKRSKHDAALECHERKDEDHIEEDRRDLDSVGSKSEKRSLGNGDHEKQNHDTNRKTDKSHDRDDSSRKDRKYREDESRHSRDRRSRHSSSRSHRSSRHSREKYHGDTTDQHKSKKSEEGSKSRKDDCLLDDTLSSDRRKVQSEDSPRRKHNQLAASSDVHGINHDTGVKVPNDFSEADQGIQEAKQVVHETDMSSAPRLEDPFLAQDKQDKPIVAGLNGRHEPGVDGAFVGTEESAI